One region of Oryza sativa Japonica Group chromosome 5, ASM3414082v1 genomic DNA includes:
- the LOC4339654 gene encoding putative glucose-6-phosphate 1-epimerase isoform X1 — translation MSMGHYTNLTDPRTELEVVRDWNGVDQVVLRSPRGAYARVSLHGGQVLSWRNDRGEELLFTSSKAIFKPPKAMRGGIPICFPQFGNSGTLEQHGFARNRIWALDEEHPPLNQNDNNSKASVDLILKPSEDDLKCWPHGFEFRLRVSLTKDGNLSLVSRIRNVNGKPFSFSFGYHTYLSVSDISEVRIEGLETLDYLDNLSQRERFTEQGDAITFESEVDRVYVSSPNVIAVLDHEKKRTFVIRKEGLPDVVVWNPWEKKSKNIVDFGDEEYKQMLCVDAAAAERQITLKPGEEWTGKLELSEVPSTNCSGHLDQPGIII, via the exons ATGAGCATGGGGCACTACACCAACCTGACGGATCCGAGGACGGAGCTGGAGGTGGTCAGGGACTGGAACGGCGTCGACCAGGTCGTGCTCCGCTCGCCGCGGGGCGCCTACGCGCGG GTGAGCCTGCACGGCGGGCAGGTCCTCTCCTGGAGGAACGACCGCGGCGAGGAGCTTCTCTTCACCAGCAGCAAG GCAATCTTCAAGCCACCAAAGGCGATGCGTGGTGGAATCCCGATATGTTTTCCACAG TTTGGAAATTCTGGAACATTGGAGCAACATGGATTTGCAAGAAACAGGATATGGGCCCTAGATGAGGAGCATCCACCATTAAATCAAAATGATAACAACAGCAAAGCTTCTGTTGACCTTATACTAAAGCCATCTGAAGATGACCTGAAGTGCTGGCCACATGG TTTTGAGTTCCGCCTGAGAGTTTCTCTTACAAAGGATGGGAACCTGTCACTAGTATCACGCATCAGAAATGTTAATGGCAAGCCATTCAGTTTCTCATTTGGTTATCACACATATCTGTCTGTTTCTGACATCAG TGAGGTGAGGATAGAAGGCCTTGAGACACTTGATTATCTCGATAATCTTAGCCAGAGAGAACGTTTTACAGAACAAGGAGATGCCATAACATTTGAATCGGAG GTTGACCGAGTCTATGTTAGCTCACCAAATGTAATAGCTGTTCTGGACCATGAGAAGAAACGCACATTTGTCATAAGAAAGGAAGGACTGCCTGACGTTG TTGTGTGGAATCCGTGGGAAAAGAAATCGAAAAACATCGTGGACTTCGGCGATGAGGAGTACAAACAGATGCTGTGCGTTGATGCGGCTGCAGCGGAGAGACAAATCACTCTGAAACCGGGAGAGGAGTGGACAGGGAAGCTTGAGCTTTCTGAAGTTCCATCGACTAACTGCAGTGGCCATCTTGATCAACCCGGTATCATCATTTAG
- the LOC4339654 gene encoding putative glucose-6-phosphate 1-epimerase isoform X2, whose translation MRGGIPICFPQFGNSGTLEQHGFARNRIWALDEEHPPLNQNDNNSKASVDLILKPSEDDLKCWPHGFEFRLRVSLTKDGNLSLVSRIRNVNGKPFSFSFGYHTYLSVSDISEVRIEGLETLDYLDNLSQRERFTEQGDAITFESEVDRVYVSSPNVIAVLDHEKKRTFVIRKEGLPDVVVWNPWEKKSKNIVDFGDEEYKQMLCVDAAAAERQITLKPGEEWTGKLELSEVPSTNCSGHLDQPGIII comes from the exons ATGCGTGGTGGAATCCCGATATGTTTTCCACAG TTTGGAAATTCTGGAACATTGGAGCAACATGGATTTGCAAGAAACAGGATATGGGCCCTAGATGAGGAGCATCCACCATTAAATCAAAATGATAACAACAGCAAAGCTTCTGTTGACCTTATACTAAAGCCATCTGAAGATGACCTGAAGTGCTGGCCACATGG TTTTGAGTTCCGCCTGAGAGTTTCTCTTACAAAGGATGGGAACCTGTCACTAGTATCACGCATCAGAAATGTTAATGGCAAGCCATTCAGTTTCTCATTTGGTTATCACACATATCTGTCTGTTTCTGACATCAG TGAGGTGAGGATAGAAGGCCTTGAGACACTTGATTATCTCGATAATCTTAGCCAGAGAGAACGTTTTACAGAACAAGGAGATGCCATAACATTTGAATCGGAG GTTGACCGAGTCTATGTTAGCTCACCAAATGTAATAGCTGTTCTGGACCATGAGAAGAAACGCACATTTGTCATAAGAAAGGAAGGACTGCCTGACGTTG TTGTGTGGAATCCGTGGGAAAAGAAATCGAAAAACATCGTGGACTTCGGCGATGAGGAGTACAAACAGATGCTGTGCGTTGATGCGGCTGCAGCGGAGAGACAAATCACTCTGAAACCGGGAGAGGAGTGGACAGGGAAGCTTGAGCTTTCTGAAGTTCCATCGACTAACTGCAGTGGCCATCTTGATCAACCCGGTATCATCATTTAG